One genomic window of Octopus bimaculoides isolate UCB-OBI-ISO-001 chromosome 2, ASM119413v2, whole genome shotgun sequence includes the following:
- the LOC106877054 gene encoding voltage-dependent anion-selective channel protein 2, with protein MAPPSYADLGKSSRDLFSKGFNYGFFKLECKTKTSKGVSLTTSGSSNSESGKVNGSLETKYKWEEYGMTFSEKWNTDNILATEITVEDQIAKGLKVSFDTSFAPQTGKRSGKIKTGYKNDYINGGVDVDFEFAGPTVHGALVLGYMGWLAGYQMSFDTSKSKLSRSNFAVGYSAGDFTLHTNVNDGTEFCGSIYQHVNPKLDIGVNLSWTSNSNVTRFGLGGKYILDCDTSISAKINNSSQLGLGYSQKLRDGVVLTLSTLVEGKNFNAGGHKLGLGLELSA; from the exons ATGGCACCTCCATCATATGCTGACCTTGGCAAAAGTTCAAGGGATCTTTTTTCCAAAGGATTTA attatgGATTTTTTAAATTggaatgcaaaacaaaaacatcaaaaggAGTGTCCCTTACGACTAGTGGAAGTTCTAACAGTGAATCAGGGAAAGTTAATGGCAGTCTAGAGACCAAATACAAATGGGAGGAGTATG GTATGACATTTTCTGAAAAATGGAACACTGACAACATCTTGGCTACAGAAATCACTGTTGAAGACCAAATTGCTAAGGGATTAAAAGTTTCCTTTGATACATCATTTGCTCCTCAGACTGG taaaagaaGCGGTAAAATCAAAACTGGTTACAAAAATGATTATATCAATGGTGGTGTGGATGTTGACTTTGAATTTGCAGGACCTACAGTCCATGGTGCTTTAGTACTAgg ATACATGGGATGGTTAGCTGGTTATCAGATGTCTTTTGATACGTCTAAGTCCAAGCTTTCTCGTAGTAATTTTGCAGTTGGATATTCTGCTGGTGACTTCACTCTGCATACGAATGT AAATGATGGAACAGAATTTTGTGGTTCTATTTATCAGCATGTGAACCCCAAACTTGACATTGGTGTTAACTTGTCTTGGACATCCAATAGCAATGTCACTAGGTTTGGTTTAGGTGGTAAATACATCTTGGATTGTGATACTTCAATCTCT gCTAAAATTAACAATTCTAGTCAACTTGGACTGGGTTATTCTCAAAAGTTGAGAGAtg gTGTTGTATTGACTTTGTCTACTCTGGTGGAAGGCAAAAATTTCAATGCTGGTGGACACAAGCTTGGTTTGGGACTTGAGTTATCTGCATAA